A stretch of Miscanthus floridulus cultivar M001 chromosome 13, ASM1932011v1, whole genome shotgun sequence DNA encodes these proteins:
- the LOC136499161 gene encoding protein SENSITIVE TO PROTON RHIZOTOXICITY 2-like, whose amino-acid sequence MIGGGGNPYYLQNQQQQQQQLFYHGHALDATMDGGGGGFMAEPPPEGSGSAADAQCHALLYYLSVLRDKVQQLQPLVGLAVAHDGPGPGAAAPGAGAVIQEIIAAASSMMYAFQHLCGGHGGATPAPAAAAANNAAQAQQQGGSISVGVAACHGNNKGRVDHQHQQAAVIDHHVMQQQWQHQHGGCYGGRIDDRKTTTAVAAAASMPSSSHPNFRPTTTAVMMAEEEEVVGVSVASTIIELEAAELLAKYTHYCQVCGKGFKRDANLRMHMRAHGDEYKSSAALANPAKAAAAAGADAATTSRSFYSCPQEGCRWNRKHAKFQPLKSVICAKNHYKRSHCPKMYVCNRCNLKHFSVLSDLRTHEKHCGDHRWLCSCGTSFSRKDKLVGHLALFTGHQPAVPLDRQANGGRRSSSMSTSTQLGT is encoded by the coding sequence ATGATCGGGGGAGGGGGGAACCCGTATTACCTAcagaaccagcagcagcagcagcagcagctgttcTACCATGGCCACGCCCTCGATGCCACCatggatggcggcggcggcggcttcatGGCGGAGCCGCCGCCGGAGGGGTCCGGTTCCGCCGCCGACGCGCAGTGCCACGCGCTGCTCTACTACCTGTCCGTGCTCAGGGACAAGGTGCAGCAGCTGCAGCCGCTCGTCGGCCTCGCCGTCGCGCACGATGGGCCCGGGcccggcgccgccgcgccaggCGCCGGCGCCGTCATCCAGGAGATcatcgccgccgcctcctccatgATGTACGCCTTCCAGCACCTGtgcggcggccacggcggcgcgaCTCCTGCgcccgctgctgctgccgctaatAACGCCGCGCAAGCGCAgcagcagggcgggagtattagCGTCGGCGTCGCTGCCTGCCACGGCAACAACAAGGGCCGCGTCGaccaccagcaccagcaggcGGCTGTCATCGACCACCATGTCATGCAGCAGCAGTGGCAGCACCAGCACGGCGGCTGCTACGGCGGGCGTATCGATGACAGAAAGACGACGACAGCCGTAGCTGCGGCGGCGTCCATGCCATCGTCATCACATCCTAACTTTAGGCCGACGACGACGGCCGTGATGatggccgaggaggaggaggtcgttGGCGTCAGCGTCGCCAGCACGATCATAGAGCTGGAGGCGGCGGAGCTGCTGGCCAAGTACACGCACTACTGCCAGGTGTGCGGCAAGGGGTTCAAGCGCGACGCCAACCTGCGCATGCACATGCGCGCGCACGGCGACGAGTACAAGAGCAGCGCGGCGCTGGCGAACCCggccaaggcggcggcggcggccggggcaGACGCCGCCACCACCAGCAGGTCGTTCTACTCGTGCCCGCAGGAGGGCTGCCGCTGGAACCGGAAGCACGCCAAGTTCCAGCCGCTCAAGTCGGTGATCTGCGCCAAGAACCACTACAAGCGCAGCCACTGCCCCAAGATGTACGTCTGCAACCGCTGCAACCTCAAGCACTTCTCCGTGCTGTCCGACCTCCGCACCCACGAGAAGCACTGCGGCGACCACCGCTGGCTCTGCTCCTGCGGCACCTCCTTCTCCCGCAAGGACAAGCTCGTCGGCCACCTCGCGCTCTTCACCGGACACCAGCCCGCCGTGCCGCTCGACAGGCAGGCCAACGGCGGCAGGAGGTCGTCGTCGATGTCGACGTCCACGCAGCTCGGTACGTAA